The Coregonus clupeaformis isolate EN_2021a chromosome 26, ASM2061545v1, whole genome shotgun sequence genome window below encodes:
- the LOC121540530 gene encoding trichohyalin isoform X11, whose protein sequence is MGEEQQMLKKQARLTETLSDRKRRDGEERKEDENKCVKEAREGDRRELLKEKRLSAEENMTHMEKQTRELEEERKREVESQLREELRERKGERKHEEDMKIRKLEDTERGEILGKMRELEEMTIKMERQHAEKTAMEKEERKRVEDTVGKKKVKKIILEVWEFHFGSDESSESDDSESEETPDSDTAIVKTTEKVEKENSSDEMKDNSVGVCQDSDTSVIEEINMKKDMVDKDNTDNNVGKEKTTQNNEKKEEGERKEGQSQDTETYKTDGATESDELTLTPGKGSDSNDCESVKSNQVEEEDDQKDKGELESQEERKEDRILPGVEGETQHPQEDQSETSKDFSIFDVAEVKTQDPDEDQPEKVKDSSIFSAGAEVKQTQCKDVSMVTATESKTLNPQKDQPAKYKEFSVYSTGSRGVAKVPQVLQVKVSNKSESVQKKDGNDKVTAPKTDAELLMDKFERIAEEERIWPCQKDRRDKDQAKEIEGKRKEEEVLSKEEQRRLRNEKALQEHLDRVKNPEMTGKQTRQPQCKDYSIFTASGLKSKDPHDQQSAKCKDLSIFSADAQTQQCKDVSMVTATASRTLKAQEDNPAMCKAGGKTQNSQTDQAAKVKGEQDLTSGGINQEKTEIEVLQRSRQEQLAKCKDFSVFSTSSQGVAKVPQFLQVKVSKKSESVQKKDGNDKVTDPKTVAELIMDKYEGMAEEGRRGPCQKDRRDKDQAKEIEGKRKEEVLSKEEQRRLRNEKALQEHLDRVERTGKQTRQRRLRNEKALQAHRNRVENQEGTGKQTRQPQCKDYSIFTASGLKSKDPHDQQSAKCKDLSIFSADAQTQQCKDVSMVTATASRTLKAQEDNPAMCKAGGKTQNTQTDQAAKVKGEQDLTSGGINQEKTEIEVLQRSRQEQLAKCKDFSVFSTSSQGVAKVPQFLQVKVSKKSESVQKKDGNDKVTDPKTVAELIMDKYEGMAEEGRRGPCQNDRRDKDQAKEIEGKRKEEEVLSKEEQRRLRNEKALQEHLDRVERTGKQTRQRRLRNEKALQAHRNRVENQEGTGKQTRQPQCKDYSIFTASGLKSKDPHDQQSAKCKDLSIFSADAQTQQCKDVSMVTATASRTLKAQEDNPAMCKAGGKTQNTQTDQAAKVKGEQDLTSGGINQEKTEIEVLQRSRQEQLAKCKEFSVFSTGSRGVAKVPQVLQVKVSNKSESVQKKDGNDKVTAPKTDAELLMDKFERIAEEERIWPCQKDRRDKDQAKEIEGKRKEEEVLSKEEQRRLRNEKALQEHLDRVKNPEMTGKQTRQPQCKDYSIFTASGLKSKDPHDQQSTKCKDFSVFSTSSQGVAKVPQVLQVKVSNKSESVQKKDGNAKVTAPKTDAELLMDKFERMAEEERIWPCRKDRRDKDQAKEIEGKRKEEEVLSKEEQRRLRNEKALQEHLDRVKRTGKQTRQPQCKDYSIFTASGLKSKDPHDQQSAKCKDFSVFSTSSQGVAKVPQFLQVKVSKKSEIVQKKDGNDKVTAPKTDAELLMDKFERMAEEERIWPCRKDRRDKDQAKEIEGKRKEEEVLSKEEQRRLRNEKALQEHLDRVENQEGTGKQTRQPQCKDYSIFTASGLKSKDPHDQQSAKCKDVSMVTATESKTLNPQKDQPAKSKAGKNRFAKFFKTLVCRKTKA, encoded by the exons aTGGGAGAAGAACAACAGATGCTGAAAAAGCAAGCCAGGCTAACGGAGACCCTGAGCGATAGAAAAAGAAGAGAcggggaagagagaaaggaagatgaAAATAAGTGTGTGAAGGAagcaagggaaggagacaggagagagctcCTGAAAGAAAAGAGACTAAGTGCAGAAGAAAATATGACACACATGGAGAAACAAActagagagctggaggaggagaggaagagagaagttgAGAGTCAGCTTAGAGAAGAGTTGAGAGAAAGGAAAGGCGAAAGAAAGCACGAGGAGGACATGAAAATAAGGAAACTGGAAGACACGGAGAGAGGTGAGATTTTAGGAAAAATGAGAGAGTTGGAGGAGATGACAAtaaagatggaaagacagcaTGCAGAGAAGACAGCGATGGAGAAGGAGGAAAGAAAGAGGGTGGAAGACACAGTGGGGAAGAAAAAGGTGAAAAAGATAATCTTGGAAGTGTGGGAATTTCACTTTGGAAGTGATGAAAGTTCGGAGAGTGACGATAGCGAAAGTGAGGAAACACCAGACAGTGATACTGCAATTGTCAAAACAACCGAAAAGGTTGAGAAGGAAAACAGTTCAGATGAGATGAAAGACAACAGTGTGGGGGTATGTCAAGATAGTGACACATCTGTGATTGAGGAAATCAACATGAAGAAAGACATGGTTGACAAAGACAATACAGACAACAACGTTGGTAAAGAGAAAACAACCCAAAACAACGAAAAgaaagaggagggtgagagaaaaGAGGGTCAAAGccaagacacagagacatacaaaacAGATGGAGCAACAGAATCTGACGAGCTCACTTTGACTCCTGGAAAGGGGTCAGATAGCAATGACTGTGAGAGTGTCAAATCCAACCAAGTGGAAGAAGAGGATGACCAAAAGGACAAAGGAGAGTTAGAGAgtcaggaggagaggaaggaggacagGATACTTCCTGGAGTAGAGGGAGAGACTCAGCATCCTCAGGAAGACCAATCGGAAACGTCAAAAG ATTTCTCCATCTTTGATGTGGCAGAGGTGAAGACTCAGGACCCTGATGAGGATCAACCagaaaaggtcaaag ATTCCTCCATCTTCTCAGCTGGTGCTGAGGTCAAACAGACCCAGTGCAAAG ATGTCTCCATGGTTACTGCAACTGAGTCAAAGACTCTGAATCCTCAGAAGGACCAGCCAGCAAAGTATAAAG aattcTCTGTGTATTCCACGGGCAGTCGAGGCGTGGCCAAGGTCCCCCAGGTTCTGCAGGTCAAAGTGAGTAATAAAAGTGAGAGTGTCCAAAAGAAAGATGGGAATGACAAAGTAACAGCGCCAAAGACAGATGCAGAGCTCCTTATGGACAAATTTGAGAGGATAgcagaagaggagagaatttGGCCTTGtcagaaggataggagagataaagaccaggccaaagagatagagggaaagagaaaggaggaggaggtgctgtctAAAGAAGAGCAGCGCAGGCTGAGGAATGAGAAGGCCTTACAGGAACACCTGGACAGGGTAAAGAATCCGGAAATGACAGGCAAACAGACCAGACAACCACAATGTAAAG attactctattttcactgcatcagggctaAAGAGCAAGGACCCGCATGATCAACAGTCAGCAAAATGCAAAG ATTTATCCATCTTTTCAGCTGATGCTCAGACGCAGCAGTGCAAAG ATGTCTCCATGGTTACTGCAACTGCGTCAAGGACTCTGAAAGCTCAAGAGGACAACCCAGCAATGTGCAAAG CTGGAGGAAAGACTCAGAACTCTCAGACGGACCAGGCAGCAAAGGTCAAAGGTGAACAGGACCTGACAAGTGGGGGAATTAATCAAGAGAAGACGGAGATAGAGGTCCTTCAGAGATCTCGTCAGGAACAGCTAGCTAAGTGCAAAG atttctCTGTGTTTTCCACGAGCAGTCAAGGCGTGGCCAAGGTCCCCCAGTTTCTGCAGGTCAAAGTGAGTAAGAAAAGTGAGAGTGTCCAAAAGAAAGATGGGAATGACAAAGTAACAGATCCAAAGACAGTTGCAGAGCTCATTATGGACAAATATGAGGGGATGGcagaagaggggagaagggggccttgtcagaaggataggagagataaagaccaggccaaagagatagagggaaagagaaaggaggaggtgcTGTCTAAAGAAGAGCAGCGCAGGCTGAGGAATGAGAAGGCCTTACAGGAACACCTGGACAGGGTAGAGAGGACAGGCAAACAGACCAGACAGCGCAGGCTGAGGAATGAGAAGGCCTTACAGGCACACCGGAACAGGGTAGAGAATCAGGAAGGGACCGGCAAACAGACCAGACAACCACAATGTAAAG ATTACtctattttcactgcatcagggctaAAGAGCAAGGACCCGCATGATCAACAGTCAGCAAAATGCAAAG ATTTATCCATCTTTTCAGCTGATGCTCAGACGCAGCAGTGCAAAG ATGTCTCCATGGTTACTGCAACTGCGTCAAGGACTCTGAAAGCTCAAGAGGACAACCCAGCAATGTGCAAAG CTGGAGGAAAGACTCAGAACACTCAGACGGACCAGGCAGCAAAGGTCAAAGGTGAACAGGACCTGACAAGTGGGGGAATTAATCAAGAGAAGACGGAAATAGAGGTCCTTCAGAGATCTCGTCAGGAACAGCTAGCTAAGTGCAAAG atttctCTGTGTTTTCCACGAGCAGTCAAGGCGTGGCCAAGGTCCCCCAGTTTCTGCAGGTCAAAGTGAGTAAGAAAAGTGAGAGTGTCCAAAAGAAAGATGGGAATGACAAAGTAACAGATCCAAAGACAGTTGCAGAGCTCATTATGGACAAATATGAGGGGATGGcagaagaggggagaagggggCCTTGTCAGAATGATAGGAGAGATAAAGACCAGGccaaagagatagagggaaagagaaaggaggaggaggtgctgtctAAAGAAGAGCAGCGCAGGCTGAGGAATGAGAAGGCCTTACAGGAACACCTGGACAGGGTAGAGAGGACAGGCAAACAGACCAGACAGCGCAGGCTGAGGAATGAGAAGGCCTTACAGGCACACCGGAACAGGGTAGAGAATCAGGAAGGGACCGGCAAACAGACCAGACAACCACAATGTAAAG ATTACtctattttcactgcatcagggctaAAGAGCAAGGACCCGCATGATCAACAGTCAGCAAAATGCAAAG ATTTATCCATCTTTTCAGCTGATGCTCAGACGCAGCAGTGCAAAG ATGTCTCCATGGTTACTGCAACTGCGTCAAGGACTCTGAAAGCTCAAGAGGACAACCCAGCAATGTGCAAAG CTGGAGGAAAGACTCAGAACACTCAGACGGACCAGGCAGCAAAGGTCAAAGGTGAACAGGACCTGACAAGTGGGGGAATTAATCAAGAGAAGACGGAGATAGAGGTCCTTCAGAGATCTCGTCAGGAACAGCTAGCTAAGTGCAAAG aattcTCTGTGTTTTCCACGGGCAGTCGAGGCGTGGCCAAGGTCCCCCAGGTTCTGCAGGTCAAAGTGAGTAATAAAAGTGAGAGTGTCCAAAAGAAAGATGGGAATGACAAAGTAACAGCGCCAAAGACAGATGCAGAGCTCCTTATGGACAAATTTGAGAGGATAgcagaagaggagagaatttGGCCTTGtcagaaggataggagagataaagaccaggccaaagagatagagggaaagagaaaggaggaggaggtgctgtctAAAGAAGAGCAGCGCAGGCTGAGGAATGAGAAGGCCTTACAGGAACACCTGGACAGGGTAAAGAATCCGGAAATGACAGGCAAACAGACCAGACAACCACAATGTAAAG attactctattttcactgcatcagggctaAAGAGCAAGGACCCGCATGATCAACAGTCAACAAAATGCAAAG atttctCTGTGTTTTCCACGAGCAGTCAAGGCGTGGCCAAGGTCCCCCAGGTTCTGCAGGTCAAAGTGAGTAATAAAAGTGAGAGTGTCCAAAAGAAAGATGGGAATGCCAAAGTAACAGCGCCAAAGACAGATGCAGAGCTCCTTATGGACAAATTTGAGAGGAtggcagaagaggagagaatttGGCCTTGTcggaaggataggagagataaagaccaggccaaagagatagagggaaagagaaaggaggaggaggtgctgtctAAAGAAGAGCAGCGCAGGCTGAGGAATGAGAAGGCCTTACAGGAACACCTGGACAGGGTAAAGAGGACAGGCAAACAGACCAGACAACCACAATGTAAAG attactctattttcactgcatcagggctaAAGAGCAAGGACCCGCATGATCAACAGTCAGCAAAATGCAAAG atttctCTGTGTTTTCCACGAGCAGTCAAGGCGTGGCCAAGGTCCCCCAGTTTCTGCAGGTCAAAGTGAGTAAGAAAAGTGAGATTGTCCAAAAGAAAGATGGGAATGACAAAGTAACAGCGCCAAAGACAGATGCAGAGCTCCTTATGGACAAATTTGAGAGGAtggcagaagaggagagaatttGGCCTTGTcggaaggataggagagataaagaccaggccaaagagatagagggaaagagaaaggaggaggaggtgctgtctAAAGAAGAGCAGCGCAGGCTGAGGAATGAGAAGGCCTTACAGGAACACCTGGACAGGGTAGAGAATCAAGAAGGGACAGGCAAACAGACCAGACAACCACAATGTAAAG attactctattttcactgcatcagggctaAAGAGCAAGGACCCGCATGATCAACAGTCAGCAAAATGCAAAG ATGTCTCCATGGTTACTGCAACTGAGTCAAAGACTCTGAACCCTCAGAAGGACCAGCCAGCAAAGAGCAAAG CTGGGAAAAATCGCTTTGCTAAATTCTTCAAAACCCTTGTGTGCAGAAAAACGAAGGCATAA
- the LOC121540530 gene encoding trichohyalin isoform X12, producing the protein MGEEQQMLKKQARLTETLSDRKRRDGEERKEDENKCVKEAREGDRRELLKEKRLSAEENMTHMEKQTRELEEERKREVESQLREELRERKGERKHEEDMKIRKLEDTERGEILGKMRELEEMTIKMERQHAEKTAMEKEERKRVEDTVGKKKVKKIILEVWEFHFGSDESSESDDSESEETPDSDTAIVKTTEKVEKENSSDEMKDNSVGVCQDSDTSVIEEINMKKDMVDKDNTDNNVGKEKTTQNNEKKEEGERKEGQSQDTETYKTDGATESDELTLTPGKGSDSNDCESVKSNQVEEEDDQKDKGELESQEERKEDRILPGVEGETQHPQEDQSETSKDFSIFDVAEVKTQDPDEDQPEKVKDSSIFSAGAEVKQTQCKDVSMVTATESKTLNPQKDQPAKYKEFSVYSTGSRGVAKVPQVLQVKVSNKSESVQKKDGNDKVTAPKTDAELLMDKFERIAEEERIWPCQKDRRDKDQAKEIEGKRKEEEVLSKEEQRRLRNEKALQEHLDRVKNPEMTGKQTRQPQCKDYSIFTASGLKSKDPHDQQSAKCKDLSIFSADAQTQQCKDVSMVTATASRTLKAQEDNPAMCKAGGKTQNSQTDQAAKVKGEQDLTSGGINQEKTEIEVLQRSRQEQLAKCKDFSVFSTSSQGVAKVPQFLQVKVSKKSESVQKKDGNDKVTDPKTVAELIMDKYEGMAEEGRRGPCQKDRRDKDQAKEIEGKRKEEVLSKEEQRRLRNEKALQEHLDRVERTGKQTRQRRLRNEKALQAHRNRVENQEGTGKQTRQPQCKDYSIFTASGLKSKDPHDQQSAKCKDLSIFSADAQTQQCKDVSMVTATASRTLKAQEDNPAMCKAGGKTQNTQTDQAAKVKGEQDLTSGGINQEKTEIEVLQRSRQEQLAKCKDFSVFSTSSQGVAKVPQFLQVKVSKKSESVQKKDGNDKVTDPKTVAELIMDKYEGMAEEGRRGPCQNDRRDKDQAKEIEGKRKEEEVLSKEEQRRLRNEKALQEHLDRVERTGKQTRQRRLRNEKALQAHRNRVENQEGTGKQTRQPQCKDYSIFTASGLKSKDPHDQQSAKCKDLSIFSADAQTQQCKDVSMVTATASRTLKAQEDNPAMCKAGGKTQNTQTDQAAKVKGEQDLTSGGINQEKTEIEVLQRSRQEQLAKCKEFSVFSTGSRGVAKVPQVLQVKVSNKSESVQKKDGNDKVTAPKTDAELLMDKFERIAEEERIWPCQKDRRDKDQAKEIEGKRKEEEVLSKEEQRRLRNEKALQEHLDRVKNPEMTGKQTRQPQCKDFSVFSTSSQGVAKVPQVLQVKVSNKSESVQKKDGNAKVTAPKTDAELLMDKFERMAEEERIWPCRKDRRDKDQAKEIEGKRKEEEVLSKEEQRRLRNEKALQEHLDRVKRTGKQTRQPQCKDYSIFTASGLKSKDPHDQQSAKCKDFSVFSTSSQGVAKVPQFLQVKVSKKSEIVQKKDGNDKVTAPKTDAELLMDKFERMAEEERIWPCRKDRRDKDQAKEIEGKRKEEEVLSKEEQRRLRNEKALQEHLDRVENQEGTGKQTRQPQCKDYSIFTASGLKSKDPHDQQSAKCKDVSMVTATESKTLNPQKDQPAKSKAGKNRFAKFFKTLVCRKTKA; encoded by the exons aTGGGAGAAGAACAACAGATGCTGAAAAAGCAAGCCAGGCTAACGGAGACCCTGAGCGATAGAAAAAGAAGAGAcggggaagagagaaaggaagatgaAAATAAGTGTGTGAAGGAagcaagggaaggagacaggagagagctcCTGAAAGAAAAGAGACTAAGTGCAGAAGAAAATATGACACACATGGAGAAACAAActagagagctggaggaggagaggaagagagaagttgAGAGTCAGCTTAGAGAAGAGTTGAGAGAAAGGAAAGGCGAAAGAAAGCACGAGGAGGACATGAAAATAAGGAAACTGGAAGACACGGAGAGAGGTGAGATTTTAGGAAAAATGAGAGAGTTGGAGGAGATGACAAtaaagatggaaagacagcaTGCAGAGAAGACAGCGATGGAGAAGGAGGAAAGAAAGAGGGTGGAAGACACAGTGGGGAAGAAAAAGGTGAAAAAGATAATCTTGGAAGTGTGGGAATTTCACTTTGGAAGTGATGAAAGTTCGGAGAGTGACGATAGCGAAAGTGAGGAAACACCAGACAGTGATACTGCAATTGTCAAAACAACCGAAAAGGTTGAGAAGGAAAACAGTTCAGATGAGATGAAAGACAACAGTGTGGGGGTATGTCAAGATAGTGACACATCTGTGATTGAGGAAATCAACATGAAGAAAGACATGGTTGACAAAGACAATACAGACAACAACGTTGGTAAAGAGAAAACAACCCAAAACAACGAAAAgaaagaggagggtgagagaaaaGAGGGTCAAAGccaagacacagagacatacaaaacAGATGGAGCAACAGAATCTGACGAGCTCACTTTGACTCCTGGAAAGGGGTCAGATAGCAATGACTGTGAGAGTGTCAAATCCAACCAAGTGGAAGAAGAGGATGACCAAAAGGACAAAGGAGAGTTAGAGAgtcaggaggagaggaaggaggacagGATACTTCCTGGAGTAGAGGGAGAGACTCAGCATCCTCAGGAAGACCAATCGGAAACGTCAAAAG ATTTCTCCATCTTTGATGTGGCAGAGGTGAAGACTCAGGACCCTGATGAGGATCAACCagaaaaggtcaaag ATTCCTCCATCTTCTCAGCTGGTGCTGAGGTCAAACAGACCCAGTGCAAAG ATGTCTCCATGGTTACTGCAACTGAGTCAAAGACTCTGAATCCTCAGAAGGACCAGCCAGCAAAGTATAAAG aattcTCTGTGTATTCCACGGGCAGTCGAGGCGTGGCCAAGGTCCCCCAGGTTCTGCAGGTCAAAGTGAGTAATAAAAGTGAGAGTGTCCAAAAGAAAGATGGGAATGACAAAGTAACAGCGCCAAAGACAGATGCAGAGCTCCTTATGGACAAATTTGAGAGGATAgcagaagaggagagaatttGGCCTTGtcagaaggataggagagataaagaccaggccaaagagatagagggaaagagaaaggaggaggaggtgctgtctAAAGAAGAGCAGCGCAGGCTGAGGAATGAGAAGGCCTTACAGGAACACCTGGACAGGGTAAAGAATCCGGAAATGACAGGCAAACAGACCAGACAACCACAATGTAAAG attactctattttcactgcatcagggctaAAGAGCAAGGACCCGCATGATCAACAGTCAGCAAAATGCAAAG ATTTATCCATCTTTTCAGCTGATGCTCAGACGCAGCAGTGCAAAG ATGTCTCCATGGTTACTGCAACTGCGTCAAGGACTCTGAAAGCTCAAGAGGACAACCCAGCAATGTGCAAAG CTGGAGGAAAGACTCAGAACTCTCAGACGGACCAGGCAGCAAAGGTCAAAGGTGAACAGGACCTGACAAGTGGGGGAATTAATCAAGAGAAGACGGAGATAGAGGTCCTTCAGAGATCTCGTCAGGAACAGCTAGCTAAGTGCAAAG atttctCTGTGTTTTCCACGAGCAGTCAAGGCGTGGCCAAGGTCCCCCAGTTTCTGCAGGTCAAAGTGAGTAAGAAAAGTGAGAGTGTCCAAAAGAAAGATGGGAATGACAAAGTAACAGATCCAAAGACAGTTGCAGAGCTCATTATGGACAAATATGAGGGGATGGcagaagaggggagaagggggccttgtcagaaggataggagagataaagaccaggccaaagagatagagggaaagagaaaggaggaggtgcTGTCTAAAGAAGAGCAGCGCAGGCTGAGGAATGAGAAGGCCTTACAGGAACACCTGGACAGGGTAGAGAGGACAGGCAAACAGACCAGACAGCGCAGGCTGAGGAATGAGAAGGCCTTACAGGCACACCGGAACAGGGTAGAGAATCAGGAAGGGACCGGCAAACAGACCAGACAACCACAATGTAAAG ATTACtctattttcactgcatcagggctaAAGAGCAAGGACCCGCATGATCAACAGTCAGCAAAATGCAAAG ATTTATCCATCTTTTCAGCTGATGCTCAGACGCAGCAGTGCAAAG ATGTCTCCATGGTTACTGCAACTGCGTCAAGGACTCTGAAAGCTCAAGAGGACAACCCAGCAATGTGCAAAG CTGGAGGAAAGACTCAGAACACTCAGACGGACCAGGCAGCAAAGGTCAAAGGTGAACAGGACCTGACAAGTGGGGGAATTAATCAAGAGAAGACGGAAATAGAGGTCCTTCAGAGATCTCGTCAGGAACAGCTAGCTAAGTGCAAAG atttctCTGTGTTTTCCACGAGCAGTCAAGGCGTGGCCAAGGTCCCCCAGTTTCTGCAGGTCAAAGTGAGTAAGAAAAGTGAGAGTGTCCAAAAGAAAGATGGGAATGACAAAGTAACAGATCCAAAGACAGTTGCAGAGCTCATTATGGACAAATATGAGGGGATGGcagaagaggggagaagggggCCTTGTCAGAATGATAGGAGAGATAAAGACCAGGccaaagagatagagggaaagagaaaggaggaggaggtgctgtctAAAGAAGAGCAGCGCAGGCTGAGGAATGAGAAGGCCTTACAGGAACACCTGGACAGGGTAGAGAGGACAGGCAAACAGACCAGACAGCGCAGGCTGAGGAATGAGAAGGCCTTACAGGCACACCGGAACAGGGTAGAGAATCAGGAAGGGACCGGCAAACAGACCAGACAACCACAATGTAAAG ATTACtctattttcactgcatcagggctaAAGAGCAAGGACCCGCATGATCAACAGTCAGCAAAATGCAAAG ATTTATCCATCTTTTCAGCTGATGCTCAGACGCAGCAGTGCAAAG ATGTCTCCATGGTTACTGCAACTGCGTCAAGGACTCTGAAAGCTCAAGAGGACAACCCAGCAATGTGCAAAG CTGGAGGAAAGACTCAGAACACTCAGACGGACCAGGCAGCAAAGGTCAAAGGTGAACAGGACCTGACAAGTGGGGGAATTAATCAAGAGAAGACGGAGATAGAGGTCCTTCAGAGATCTCGTCAGGAACAGCTAGCTAAGTGCAAAG aattcTCTGTGTTTTCCACGGGCAGTCGAGGCGTGGCCAAGGTCCCCCAGGTTCTGCAGGTCAAAGTGAGTAATAAAAGTGAGAGTGTCCAAAAGAAAGATGGGAATGACAAAGTAACAGCGCCAAAGACAGATGCAGAGCTCCTTATGGACAAATTTGAGAGGATAgcagaagaggagagaatttGGCCTTGtcagaaggataggagagataaagaccaggccaaagagatagagggaaagagaaaggaggaggaggtgctgtctAAAGAAGAGCAGCGCAGGCTGAGGAATGAGAAGGCCTTACAGGAACACCTGGACAGGGTAAAGAATCCGGAAATGACAGGCAAACAGACCAGACAACCACAATGTAAAG atttctCTGTGTTTTCCACGAGCAGTCAAGGCGTGGCCAAGGTCCCCCAGGTTCTGCAGGTCAAAGTGAGTAATAAAAGTGAGAGTGTCCAAAAGAAAGATGGGAATGCCAAAGTAACAGCGCCAAAGACAGATGCAGAGCTCCTTATGGACAAATTTGAGAGGAtggcagaagaggagagaatttGGCCTTGTcggaaggataggagagataaagaccaggccaaagagatagagggaaagagaaaggaggaggaggtgctgtctAAAGAAGAGCAGCGCAGGCTGAGGAATGAGAAGGCCTTACAGGAACACCTGGACAGGGTAAAGAGGACAGGCAAACAGACCAGACAACCACAATGTAAAG attactctattttcactgcatcagggctaAAGAGCAAGGACCCGCATGATCAACAGTCAGCAAAATGCAAAG atttctCTGTGTTTTCCACGAGCAGTCAAGGCGTGGCCAAGGTCCCCCAGTTTCTGCAGGTCAAAGTGAGTAAGAAAAGTGAGATTGTCCAAAAGAAAGATGGGAATGACAAAGTAACAGCGCCAAAGACAGATGCAGAGCTCCTTATGGACAAATTTGAGAGGAtggcagaagaggagagaatttGGCCTTGTcggaaggataggagagataaagaccaggccaaagagatagagggaaagagaaaggaggaggaggtgctgtctAAAGAAGAGCAGCGCAGGCTGAGGAATGAGAAGGCCTTACAGGAACACCTGGACAGGGTAGAGAATCAAGAAGGGACAGGCAAACAGACCAGACAACCACAATGTAAAG attactctattttcactgcatcagggctaAAGAGCAAGGACCCGCATGATCAACAGTCAGCAAAATGCAAAG ATGTCTCCATGGTTACTGCAACTGAGTCAAAGACTCTGAACCCTCAGAAGGACCAGCCAGCAAAGAGCAAAG CTGGGAAAAATCGCTTTGCTAAATTCTTCAAAACCCTTGTGTGCAGAAAAACGAAGGCATAA